The genomic stretch TCTGTTAACCATCCTTCTTCTATATAACTCCACCCACATGGTTATTATATTTTGCTATGACCATGATTCATTATGATTTTGTTCCATACTTTGAAGTATAAGTAAATACTTGTATGGTTCACATTCCAAATTATTTTGGATTTCGTACTCAACAAATTAAGTTTTCAGATAAGTTGAAATCATAATGGTTAATAGAAATCATTTTCAACCTTTTCCTTTTCTGAAATAGTTTACAATTGAAATGCCACCATAAGGGAGTCTTACAAAATGCTTATAGTGTTTCTATGTGGTATTTTTTCACATGGACAgttcttcactttcttctccttggtggcATCTTAAGTGATCCCATCATTGTAGGATGATCTTAAAACTAGAGAAGGGTTAGTCACATGCTATTCTACTTTTGCGCATCATGCAAAGGATTaggagtattattttcttggaTGGAGAGCTTTTTTTATTGACTGGATAAGTTCACTCCTTATTTTGTGCAAACAACAACGGTATCCGCTTctttaaatgaaaatttcccCCTCTCTGTTATTGCCATGAAATAATGTTTCAGAAATGGAGGCACTTGGACCAAACTTTACAATTTATTTGAACATCCGGGAATTGATGCACATGGAAAAGGTACAACCATCTTTTtccagctagggaaaagttaAAAAGCATTTAAATGTGCATATTTTTTGGTGTTACCAAATTGTTGTACCTGAAATTTAAGGAGTTCTAGCCTTCATTAACTATTTTTCTTCATGTACTGTGTACTGGTTTTCATAACAGTTCATCCTTACAAAACAAAGTAACTATATATAAGAGGCATTAGTCGACAATGGAACTTAATATGCTGTTTCTTTTCTTATAGGTTTGTGGAACTTGTCGCCATTGTTGTGAGGTTTGAGATGGACAAATTTTTGGTGCCCGTTGACCATACATAACCCTAATATTATCTTTTTCTGGAGGACAAAAAATCAGCACAGTAGTAAAGATTAACATTGATTCTTCTTAAACAAGGGAGTAGaatgtttaattttttcttttgcagatttTTGGTGCTGAAGAACCTTGCTACCGTTTTTCTTCAACAAGGTCCTACTTTTTATGAGAATGCTCTACAGTGCTATCTTCAAGCTGTGGAGATTGATAACAAAGATTCAGTTGTCTGGAACCAGCTAGGAACTCTATCCTGCTCAATGGGACTTCTAAGTATTTCGCGTTGGGCATTTGAACAAGGACTATTTTGCAGTCCCAACAATTGTAAGCATTTTGTGAGTTTTCTTGGGGAACTTCTGGGAACTTCTGTAGTTCTCAGTATCATTTGCATTCTATGACTTAAGCAATTTAATAGCCATGTAATCAATCCCTCAACTGTTGCTATAAATCAATTCCTTTGCTTTTCTTTGACAACATAAATGCAGGGAATTGCATGGAAAAACTTTTAGAAGTTCTCATTGCTATTGGGGATGAGGTTGCCTGTCTTTCTGTGGCTGAATTAATACTGAGGCATTGGCCATCTCATTCACGTGCTTTGCATGTCAAAACTACAATTGAAGGGTCTGAACCCATCCCATTTGCTCCAAGAGGGATAGACAAACTGGAACCAAAACATATCCGGTTGAaatttcctgaaaagagaaaggCAGAAAATGATGACCTGATAGATGGTGCCCCATCAAAAAAGTTAAAGCAGACTATAGAAGTTCAGCTTTCAGAACCTTCATGGACTGCTCTTGCTGGTGAGCTTCTGCAGCTGTTAAATTCGTTTGTTTCAGCTAGTCCTGATCAGGAAAGAGGGCAATATAAATCTGGGGATGTTAGCTTAAGCATACGGTTGCCTCACACTTCTGGAAGTGGCATGGAGACCCTGGAAAGCAAAGGATCTATGTTGACCACATCCAGTGAAGATATGCCGTTTGCTAAttgcaattttgagaaaaattctcACACTAAGGAAAAGGAAGCAAATGTGTCTGAGGAACAACCTCAAGAAAGGCGAAGTAGTCGCATTGAGAGGCTTAGGAGTCGTAAACCAGGGAAAGAGGATTCAGATTTTGGCACCACAAGGGATCTAGCTAAAGTCATAGTGCAATTTCTACGACCTTTTATTGTAGGTGGAGGAGGTAGCGATGACTATACGACTGATGCTAGTACATCATCCGATTGTGCTGAAATTGTGACCCGTTCACAGGATTCAGAGAGTACAGATGTGATCAGATTTGTGGAGAAAACTTCAGAAAATTATGGTGCTTACCACATGAGTCACTTAATTTTAGAAGAGATTGCTAGTAGATGCATTTTTTTTCAGGATTCTAATGCTAAATTTTTGGACTTGGAGAAGTTGACTAGGCAATGGGGGAAGGAAAGAACTCCAGAATGCAGTCTTTTTCTTGCAGAGCTATATTATGACTTTGGGCTACGGTCTCCAGACTCATCAACATCTGAATACATGTCAGAGGTATCATATCATATTTGTAAAGTTATTGAATGTGTAGCACTGGAGTGTCCCCTTCAAAGTCTTGCTGTGGCTTCACATGATAATCTCTCTTCAAGGGAGAGCTTGTCGGACCCTTGTAAAATTGCAGTTGACAACAGTCATCCGTTGAGCAATGACTTTCCTTTCTGGGTACGTTTTTTCTGGTTAAGTGGACGCCTTTCGATGGTGGATGGCAACAAAGCAAAAGCTCAAGCAGAGTTTTCTACTTCTCTGTCGCTGTTGGTCAATAAGGAGAACAAGAATGAGTCTACTAGTTCTATTTGCTTGCCCCACTGCAAGGTCATTCACAAGCTTACTGTTGATAGGATTCTCAGTGAAATTAATCTATTAGAGGTTGACTTCTTGATGAAGAAGACTGTACACGAAATGATTGGGAAAAATATGTATTCAGAGTGTGTAGATATGCTTGTTCCCCTTTTATTCTCTGCTAAAGATGTCCATCTTGATGTGGGGAATGTTTCCGGGCTAGATGAAGGATTTACCAATGTTGAGCTATCTGCAATAGATGCTTTGATCAAGGCATGTGAACAAGCTATGTCAATGGATATTGAGGTTTATTTGAAGTGTCACAGAAGGAAACTACAAATACTGATATCTGCCGCTGGTCTAGGAGACTATCCTCCTTCAATTAAAAGTCATGGCTTGAATGTCTTCTCTTCCTCTGAAACAGAAGCAAAGGACAGCGCATGCATCTACTGGAACCACGTCATTGCTGAAGAAGTCAAGGCAATTTCTGGATGTACGTCACGGATAAAGAGCATGATTCCATGCGATCATTTGGTAGgtcaattcaaaatttcaaagttAATGTTTCTAAGGCCACTGTTCAACTTTCAGAAGATCTTAAATTTGCTAGTTATTCAGATATGGGTAATTGTTATATATGTTGTTTGTTCATTGACATATCTGCTCATGTCTATTGATGCACCTTTTCTGGGCAAGCTAATAGAGGAATTTGTCAATGTCCCCCTGTGGTTTTATATTCTGTTGGTGGTACATAGGGCTAGTAAAGCTCATGGAACTTATCCTACGCTCTTCTATGCTTTGCATAAATCACTTTCTTGTTGATGAGGTCAATCTTATGTACTAAGAGATTAGAAATCACTTTTATGTGTCATGAACTCATGAGGTTGGCGGTCCAGTACTTCTGTGTATCTACTGGTTTTCAATGAAGCATCAGGGTTCAGTTACTTTTTTCTAGATATGTAATTGGATGAACATTTACGAAAACCTGCTACGTTAAGCATCAGGGTTCAGTTACTTTTTCTAGATATGTAATTGTGTGAACATTTATGAAAATCTGCAACCTTGCAAGTTCTAAGTTAGACCAAACGCTGCTGCGCTAGGTTTGATAAAGCCTCTGACATTGTGTTTGATGTTTGTTCGTTCTAAATGATAAATCTATTTGCCTCATCACAAGCTTGGCAATGCAAAGAAAAGTAGACTTGTTTTCTTTATTAGTGCTTTGACCTCCAAGAATGCCATAATGCTAGGCTGTCAGTAGCTTTGTTACAGCATTTACACTTTTCTGTAATGGCAAATTATTTTGCTCTGAACCATGCTTTGGTCCAATTATGATGCTTAATATATCTTGTCAGACTTTTCTTCTCGCATAATGTAGTTTTGAGTCTTTTACTTGTTGGAGAAAATAGAAGGTTTGTgcagtttttatttatttttggacAAGTTGGATATAATCGATGCCATTACATCGCTATATTCATTTACAGTGAGTGATAATTTGGGTTTCTTGCAGAATGGTGTTATAGGTCCAATGAAAGTTATCAAGGATATCCAGTCTATCTTGCTAGTACTTATGTGCAATGTTGCAAATAAGTACCTTTGTAAGAAATCATCTGGACTTGGGATTTCAGACGAAAATTTGCAGGGACAGATATGCTACTTTGTAGATGCAGCTATTGCATTCTGTAAACTCCAGCACCTTAGCCCTAGTGTTCCTATCAAAACTCAGGTGTGGCATAAATCCTgtttttttaaaatgttaacTCTTACTTCTCATGGCCCCAtatattgctttaagttttttGATGTCATATTATGAATTTATTTCGTGTTAATATAGAGAATTGGGATATATTTTGTTATCAGACAGAGTTGATTGTTGCTGTGCATGACATGCTTGCTGAGTTTGGACTCTGCTGTGCCCATGGAAATGATGACGAGGAGGGGGGTACATTTTTGAAGTTTGCCATAAAGCACCTGTTAGCCTTGGATATGAAGCTTAAATCTAATTGTCAAAACCAAAGCAAGGCTGAGAATCAAGTCCAAAGTTCTGGTCAGATATCCCCTGTTTTTCAGATTGATGGTTCTGTTAATGAAGCAAAGATTATTGAACAGGCTACAGATGTGGATCATACAGATGAAATCAGTACACCAGAGAAGGATGCTACTGAAAGGAACTATTCAGAAAGCTTTTGCACTCAGGAAGGTCTAAAGAAAGAGGAGACAGGAGTAGAATGTGATAGAAACGTGGCTGCTAGGCCAAATAGCGTGTTCCttgagaaacaaaaagaaaaagaagacacTCAATCTATAGAAAGTGGAAAAGAAATGACAGAGGATGAGAGAGAAGAATTAGAACTGGGAATTGATAATGCTTTGGATCGGTGCTTTTACTGTTTGTATGGTTTGAATCTTAGATCTGACTCATCTTATGAAGATGATTTAGCCATACACAAAAACACTAGCCGGGGAGACTATCAGACAAAGGAACAGTGTGCTGATGTTTTCCAATACATACTGCCTTATGCTAAAGCTTCATCAGTAAGTAAATAATGACCAGTCTTTTTCCTCCCTTGCATTTCTTTTGAACTTGTGATCATTGTGTTATTCATTCAAAACTATGTTGCTAATAAGTTTTCTGTGTCTATTAGCGAACCGGTCTTATTAAAATTCGGAGAGTACTAAGAGCTATACGGAAGCACTTTCTGCAGCCTCCTGATCATGTTTTGGTGGGAAATGCAATAGATAAAATCTTAGATGATCCTGACTTATGTGAAGATAAACTGTCAGAAGAAGCTGGATGTAATGGCTTTCTGGATTCAGTTATCAAGACAGTATTTTCTGATCCTGGAAGCCTCAAACAACAGCAAGCATTGTTGGTTGTTAGGTATTGTGTCTTTAccaatattttttattattttagtttATGGACTTGAGGATCTTCTATATAACCAGTTCCAACTTGTTTGGTATGGGCTTGTCATTGATTGGCAAGAAAGGGACCTGGTACTTATGATTACTTCAGATTTTTGGTATAGACTGAATAATATGTTCATTAAATGCAGCTCTGGACCTTACCATGATGTGTACAGCAACTTGTATTACTTTCTAGCTTTGTCTGAAGAAATGAGCGCAACAGATAAATGGGCAGGTTTTGTATTAACCAAGGAAGGGGAAGAGTTTGTTGAGCAAAATGCAAAACTCTTTAAGTATGATTTACTGTACAATCCCCTACGCTTTGAGAGTTGGCAGCGGCTAGCAAATATATATGATGAGGTGACTTTCCTTTGTTGTGTAATCTTTTGTGTTGGCTTAtgcattgagaaaataaaaaagaacatTACTTCCACATTAAACATTCATTTATTGCTTTCAAAATACTACTTGTGTGTGCAGGAGGTGGACTTACTATTAAATGATGGAAGTAAGCAAATAAATGTTTTGGGATGGAGGAAGAATCCTACTTTACCTCAGAGGGTTGAAAAAAGTAGGAGGAGGAGCAGGCGATGCTTATTGATGACTTTGGCTCTTGCAAAAACGGCAATTCAACAGGTTATGCTCCAGTTTGATGATGCTTGTTCAATTTGGTGCCTTTTTTCTTGCTGCGTATACTAGTATAGGGAACTAGAGTGTTGATGGCAAACAACTATTTTCTGTTGGAGATGTCTTCATGATATGGTTTAAAGGTTTGAcctctttttatttatttatttacataaGTTATGATCCAAAATCAATGATCTCATGGAGCTGACTAGGAAAGATGAGAATATAGGTTGCATCTTCACAGGCTTTGAACTGCTTGATCTCCTGTGGTTGTTGAATCTTGCTTGTGAAATTTGTTACTATTACAAATCAGAAATAGTGAATGAGTTGGTATTACACATATGTGCCTCTGCCGTttgattgaatcttttagttgTCAACTATATTACATGGCTGAAGCCACTTTTATTGCTTATGTTGGGTTCCAGGGTGAGATACACGAATTGTTAGCACTAGTGTACTATGATGGTGTTCAGAATGTTGTACCATTTTATGACCAGAGATCTATGATACCCTCGAAGGATGCAGTTTGGATGATGTTCTGTCAGAACTCAATGAGACATTTCAAGAAGGCCTTTGAGCATAAGTAAATATTTTTCACTCAGGTTCTTACAGTGCTTCTGGACTTACAGCATTATCTGGTCTTACATATTAAAATCTATTTCTACAGGGAAGATTGGTCTCATGCATTTTATCTGGGAAAAATATGTGAGAAGCTTGGCTGTTCACACGACACATCTTTGTCATATTATGCTAAGGCTATTGCCTTGAATCCATCAGCTGTGGATCCATTCTACAGGATGCATGCTTCTCGCCTGAAGCTACTCTGCACATGTGGGAAACAAGATCGAGAAGCTATGAAGGTTTTTCCTAGctgttatctttgaattttCTCCAATTCTTTTCTCCACACCACAAAAAGCCACATTCTACTTGACGGAAAGGACAAAAATGTGCAATATAGAAGGAGCTGAGTACAAACTAAGCCTAGTGCATTAAAGCCCCACGCATCGACATAAGCTAATAGGAAGACTGGCAGATAAAATTCATACATCCAGGCCTTTTAAAATCGGCTTCTTCCTTACTTATCATGTTATTTGATTGATCAActattttatttgtttcttaGTATCATC from Coffea eugenioides isolate CCC68of chromosome 8, Ceug_1.0, whole genome shotgun sequence encodes the following:
- the LOC113779839 gene encoding calcineurin-binding protein 1 isoform X2, encoding MEKLLEVLIAIGDEVACLSVAELILRHWPSHSRALHVKTTIEGSEPIPFAPRGIDKLEPKHIRLKFPEKRKAENDDLIDGAPSKKLKQTIEVQLSEPSWTALAGELLQLLNSFVSASPDQERGQYKSGDVSLSIRLPHTSGSGMETLESKGSMLTTSSEDMPFANCNFEKNSHTKEKEANVSEEQPQERRSSRIERLRSRKPGKEDSDFGTTRDLAKVIVQFLRPFIVGGGGSDDYTTDASTSSDCAEIVTRSQDSESTDVIRFVEKTSENYGAYHMSHLILEEIASRCIFFQDSNAKFLDLEKLTRQWGKERTPECSLFLAELYYDFGLRSPDSSTSEYMSEVSYHICKVIECVALECPLQSLAVASHDNLSSRESLSDPCKIAVDNSHPLSNDFPFWVRFFWLSGRLSMVDGNKAKAQAEFSTSLSLLVNKENKNESTSSICLPHCKVIHKLTVDRILSEINLLEVDFLMKKTVHEMIGKNMYSECVDMLVPLLFSAKDVHLDVGNVSGLDEGFTNVELSAIDALIKACEQAMSMDIEVYLKCHRRKLQILISAAGLGDYPPSIKSHGLNVFSSSETEAKDSACIYWNHVIAEEVKAISGCTSRIKSMIPCDHLNGVIGPMKVIKDIQSILLVLMCNVANKYLCKKSSGLGISDENLQGQICYFVDAAIAFCKLQHLSPSVPIKTQTELIVAVHDMLAEFGLCCAHGNDDEEGGTFLKFAIKHLLALDMKLKSNCQNQSKAENQVQSSGQISPVFQIDGSVNEAKIIEQATDVDHTDEISTPEKDATERNYSESFCTQEGLKKEETGVECDRNVAARPNSVFLEKQKEKEDTQSIESGKEMTEDEREELELGIDNALDRCFYCLYGLNLRSDSSYEDDLAIHKNTSRGDYQTKEQCADVFQYILPYAKASSRTGLIKIRRVLRAIRKHFLQPPDHVLVGNAIDKILDDPDLCEDKLSEEAGCNGFLDSVIKTVFSDPGSLKQQQALLVVSSGPYHDVYSNLYYFLALSEEMSATDKWAGFVLTKEGEEFVEQNAKLFKYDLLYNPLRFESWQRLANIYDEEVDLLLNDGSKQINVLGWRKNPTLPQRVEKSRRRSRRCLLMTLALAKTAIQQGEIHELLALVYYDGVQNVVPFYDQRSMIPSKDAVWMMFCQNSMRHFKKAFEHKEDWSHAFYLGKICEKLGCSHDTSLSYYAKAIALNPSAVDPFYRMHASRLKLLCTCGKQDREAMKVVAAYSFMESTKQTIMSTLGIVGGEILEPSMHSEKRNLDDNCAGNMVEVAKLEEVWHMLYNDCLSALEICVEGELKHFHKARYMLAQGLFRRGGSGDLDKAKEEISFCFKSSRSSFTINMWEIDSMVKKGRRKTPSVSVNRKPLEVNLAESSRKFITCIRKYILFYLKLLEETGDVSTLDRAHVSLRSDKRFSPCLEDIVPVAIGRYIKTLILSIQQSLSCSDPTRGAIEHLLEKLFSLFLDQVNLWSDICNLPEIKTPELTESYLYGYLYQYIQCLERSVKVEALEGINEKIRKRLKNPKLSNSNCAKVYKIVSVAWCRSLVISMALITPLHSRIPSEIHVPGSLGSGLENIQLLCVDLQSDELWSSSSDDLEHLKCLETKWNPSLSKIKNVIVKRVSDEDLETAAILLRSSYNFYKDTSCALLPSGINLYTVPSQLATETYVQPGIDGVDILDMNTSRKLLLWAYTLLHGYCPNLSVVIKYCEENVKVKMKKGTGTPLTPSNTNVPSGSASNTGGGKDGTGKSNEVDTPSISSATAASLPEIDTTTKMASSPLPEKLEPSNVASASLQGTEACNLASVSPTETKIICSVSSTSMPDSGSTNLPNVVSSNENQGFPSATSDLLDCNVVPTEMSRVDIEGASDLSND
- the LOC113779839 gene encoding calcineurin-binding protein 1 isoform X1, with product MFSIAAINDTDSKKQWEPLAPTKEAQEFHLSQIYHEGLAKLQAKDYKKARELLESVLKDPMVSSAQVDNNVSDGHLLQLRFLVLKNLATVFLQQGPTFYENALQCYLQAVEIDNKDSVVWNQLGTLSCSMGLLSISRWAFEQGLFCSPNNWNCMEKLLEVLIAIGDEVACLSVAELILRHWPSHSRALHVKTTIEGSEPIPFAPRGIDKLEPKHIRLKFPEKRKAENDDLIDGAPSKKLKQTIEVQLSEPSWTALAGELLQLLNSFVSASPDQERGQYKSGDVSLSIRLPHTSGSGMETLESKGSMLTTSSEDMPFANCNFEKNSHTKEKEANVSEEQPQERRSSRIERLRSRKPGKEDSDFGTTRDLAKVIVQFLRPFIVGGGGSDDYTTDASTSSDCAEIVTRSQDSESTDVIRFVEKTSENYGAYHMSHLILEEIASRCIFFQDSNAKFLDLEKLTRQWGKERTPECSLFLAELYYDFGLRSPDSSTSEYMSEVSYHICKVIECVALECPLQSLAVASHDNLSSRESLSDPCKIAVDNSHPLSNDFPFWVRFFWLSGRLSMVDGNKAKAQAEFSTSLSLLVNKENKNESTSSICLPHCKVIHKLTVDRILSEINLLEVDFLMKKTVHEMIGKNMYSECVDMLVPLLFSAKDVHLDVGNVSGLDEGFTNVELSAIDALIKACEQAMSMDIEVYLKCHRRKLQILISAAGLGDYPPSIKSHGLNVFSSSETEAKDSACIYWNHVIAEEVKAISGCTSRIKSMIPCDHLNGVIGPMKVIKDIQSILLVLMCNVANKYLCKKSSGLGISDENLQGQICYFVDAAIAFCKLQHLSPSVPIKTQTELIVAVHDMLAEFGLCCAHGNDDEEGGTFLKFAIKHLLALDMKLKSNCQNQSKAENQVQSSGQISPVFQIDGSVNEAKIIEQATDVDHTDEISTPEKDATERNYSESFCTQEGLKKEETGVECDRNVAARPNSVFLEKQKEKEDTQSIESGKEMTEDEREELELGIDNALDRCFYCLYGLNLRSDSSYEDDLAIHKNTSRGDYQTKEQCADVFQYILPYAKASSRTGLIKIRRVLRAIRKHFLQPPDHVLVGNAIDKILDDPDLCEDKLSEEAGCNGFLDSVIKTVFSDPGSLKQQQALLVVSSGPYHDVYSNLYYFLALSEEMSATDKWAGFVLTKEGEEFVEQNAKLFKYDLLYNPLRFESWQRLANIYDEEVDLLLNDGSKQINVLGWRKNPTLPQRVEKSRRRSRRCLLMTLALAKTAIQQGEIHELLALVYYDGVQNVVPFYDQRSMIPSKDAVWMMFCQNSMRHFKKAFEHKEDWSHAFYLGKICEKLGCSHDTSLSYYAKAIALNPSAVDPFYRMHASRLKLLCTCGKQDREAMKVVAAYSFMESTKQTIMSTLGIVGGEILEPSMHSEKRNLDDNCAGNMVEVAKLEEVWHMLYNDCLSALEICVEGELKHFHKARYMLAQGLFRRGGSGDLDKAKEEISFCFKSSRSSFTINMWEIDSMVKKGRRKTPSVSVNRKPLEVNLAESSRKFITCIRKYILFYLKLLEETGDVSTLDRAHVSLRSDKRFSPCLEDIVPVAIGRYIKTLILSIQQSLSCSDPTRGAIEHLLEKLFSLFLDQVNLWSDICNLPEIKTPELTESYLYGYLYQYIQCLERSVKVEALEGINEKIRKRLKNPKLSNSNCAKVYKIVSVAWCRSLVISMALITPLHSRIPSEIHVPGSLGSGLENIQLLCVDLQSDELWSSSSDDLEHLKCLETKWNPSLSKIKNVIVKRVSDEDLETAAILLRSSYNFYKDTSCALLPSGINLYTVPSQLATETYVQPGIDGVDILDMNTSRKLLLWAYTLLHGYCPNLSVVIKYCEENVKVKMKKGTGTPLTPSNTNVPSGSASNTGGGKDGTGKSNEVDTPSISSATAASLPEIDTTTKMASSPLPEKLEPSNVASASLQGTEACNLASVSPTETKIICSVSSTSMPDSGSTNLPNVVSSNENQGFPSATSDLLDCNVVPTEMSRVDIEGASDLSND